The window CGTCACGCCGGACCAGCTCGGATCGCCGCACCTGGACCTGTGCCTGGACGGCCTCGACACCCTCTGCACCGTCACGCTCAACGGCACGGTCCTGCTGCAGAGCGACAACATGTTCGTCCCGCACCGCCTGGACGTGAAGGCGCACGTGCACTCGGGCGAGAACACCCTGACCCTGCACTTCGGTCCGGTCCTGCCGCACGGCCGCGCCCTGGAAGCCAGCCACGGCCAGCGCGCCGTCTGGAACGGCGACCCCAGCCGCGTGTACGTCCGCAAGGCCCAGTACCACTACGGCTGGGACTGGGGCCCCGTGATCCTGACGGCCGGGCCATGGAAGGACGTCACCCTGCACGCCTACCACGCCCGCCTGGACGACGTGCACGCGCCCCTGACACTCAGCGCGGACGGTCACGCCACCCTCGAGCTGAACGCCACGCTGGCCGGAACCACCCGCCCCGGCGACACCCTCCACGTGCACCTGCACGCCCCGGACGGCATGGAAGTCGCTCGCGCCACCCTGGACGCCCACGCGGACACGCACGCCCCGCTGCAGGCGCAGTTCACCGTGCCGGACCCGCAGCTGTGGTGGCCGCGCGGGTACGGCGACCAGCCGCTCTACACCCTGCGCGTCACCCTGCAGCGGGACGGACTGACCCTCGACACCCTCACGCGCCGCCTGGGGGCGCGCACCGTGCAGCTGCGGCAGGACCCCGTGACAGGCGAGCCGGGCACGTCCTTCACCTTCGTCGTGAACGGCGTTCCCGTCTTCGCGGGGGGCGCGAACTGGATTCCCGAGGACCTGCTGCTGGAACGCGTGACGCCCGAACAGTACCGTGACCGGCTGCAGCAGGCCGCCGACGCGAACATGGTGATGATGCGCGTGTGGGGCGGCGGCATCTACGAGCACGACGCCTTCTACGACACCTGCGACGAACTCGGCCTGCTGGTGTGGCAGGACTTCCTGTTCGGCTGCGGCATGTACCCCGCGCACCCGGCATTCCTGGCGAGCGTGCGTGCCGAGGCGGAGGCGGCCGTGCGGCGCCTGCGGCACCACGCCTGCCTGGCCCTGTGGTGCGGGAACAACGAGGACTACCAGATCGCCGAGTCGGTCGGCGCGTCCGGCCCGGGCGGCGACCCCGCGCGGTTCGACGCGCTCGCCATCTACGAGGGGCTGCTCCCGGACGTCGTGCAGTCCCTGAATCCGGACGTGCCGTACTGGCCCGGCAGTCCGTACGGCGGCGCGGCCTCGCACGACCCGACGGTCGGGGACAAGCACACCTGGGAGGTCTGGCACGCCGGGATGGCCCCGCACCGCGATTACGGCCTGTACGAGGGCCGCTTCGTGAGCGAGTTCGGGCTGCAGTCCCCGCCGAGCCTGCACAGCATCGGCACCTTCACGCAGCCCGAGGACCGGCACGCGGCGTCCCGCGTGATGGAGCACCACAACAAGGCCGCCGACCCGCAGGGCCGCCCGGACGGTGCGCGCCGCCTCGCCGTGTACCTCAGCGACACCTTCCAGCCGCCCCGCGACTTCGAGGAGTACGTGTACGCCGCCCGCGCCGTGCAGGCCGAAGCCATGACGAGCGCCTACCGCGCCTTCCGGGGCCGCTGGGGACATGCGGGCGCGCGGGCCGTGTCCGGCGCGCTGGTCTGGCAGCTGAACGACTGCTGGCCCGTCACGAGCTGGGCCGTCATCGACTCCAGCGGCGTCCCGAAGCCCGCGTACCACGCGATCCGCCGTGAACTCGCGCCGCTGGCGGTGCAGGCCCGCCGAGACGGTGAGCGCCTGAGCGCCTGGATCGCCAGCAGCGTCACGTCGGACCGGCCGGTACAGCTGCACCTGGACGTGCTGGGACTGGACGGGCAGGGCCTGCTGAAGCGCGAGTGGCCGGTGACGGCCGCCGCGAACGCCGTGACGCCGCTCGACCTGACGGACCTGCACCTGCCAGACGCGTGCGTGGCGTTCCTGCGCCTGAGCGTGGACGGGCAGGAACGCAGCCGCGCCGCGCTGTGGCCCGAACCGCTCAAGTACCACGACCTGCCCGACCCGCACCTGCGGGCCGCCGTGACGGGCCGCACCCTGACCCTGAGTGCCGCTCTGCCCGCCAAGGCCATCTGGATCGACGCCGGACCCTTCCGTCTGCCGGACAATCACCTAGACCTGCTGCCGGGCGAGCACGTCACCCTGACCCTGCCGGACGGCGTCACGGCCGCCGGACTGACCGTCCGCGCCGTGGGGAGCGGAGTGATTCGGGCGCACGAGGGGCAGACCAGTCCACGCCCGACCCCCGCAGCGCACGCCCAGCCCGGCGCCGAGCTTCCCACGCTCAGCGCCGCCCCGGTCGTCTCGTGACCGAAAGAGACGCGCAAGTCCCTCCCTTTAGGGATGGGGTCAAGCGGCTCCCGCCCGCAGGGCGGCTAAGCCGAAGCCCCCGGTTCTGTTGTATACTTAAACGGCAATGCCCCCACGCGGCTGGAACCGCTGGGAGCGTGGCAAGGCAGTTCAGGGCTGCCAAGCATGCACAACGCTACCACCATCCGTACCTTCCGGTATCGGCTCTATCCAACCAAGCCCCAAGAGGCCGCGATGTTTGAGACATTGCGCCTCACCCGCGCGCTATACAACGCGGGCCTGGAACAGCGCCGCGAAGCCTACCGAAAGCACGGTAAGACCCTCAGCGCCTACGACCAGCAGAAGGAACTCTCCGCGCTCAAGGAAGCCTGCCCGGAGTTCAGCGGTGTCTATTCCCACGTCCTGCAAGACGTGTTCGACCGGTTGGACAAGGCATACAAGGCGTTTTTCAGCCGGGTCAAGAAGGGCGCGAAGCAGGCCGGGTTTCCCCGGTTCAAGCCCCGGCAGCGCTGGGACTCGTTCAAGTTCAAGCAGTGCTGGAACAACGCCAAGAACGACTGGACCGCTTGCGGCAGGCCCGTGGACGACGGGCGGCGCATCAGCATCCCGAAAATCGGGAACGTCAAAATCAAACTGCACCGCCCGCTGGAAGGCAAACCCAAGAGCCTGCAAATCGTCCACGACTGCGGGCAGTGGTTTGCAGTCTACGCCTGCGAAGTCCCGCTGGCCCCGCTGCCCGCTACCGGAAGCAGCGTCGGGCTGGACCTGGGGACAACGTGGTTTGCCGTCACGTCGGACGGGGAGTTCATCGAAAACCCCCGGAACTTGGGCAACAGCCTGAAGAAGTTCCGCGTCCAGCAGCGCACCGTCTCTCGCCGGAAGAAAGGCGGTAACAGGCGCAGGAAGGCCGTGCAACAGGTTGCCAGGACTCACCGCAAGGTCAGGCGGCAGCGCCTGGACTTCCAACACAAGATCGCCCGGAGGCTCATCCATGAACACGACGTAATCGCCCACGAAAACCTTCAGGTGGGCAACATGGCCCAGAGCAACCTCGCCCGTTCCATCCTCGATGCAGGCTGGGCCGGATTCCTGTTTCAACTCTCCAGCAAGGCTGAAAGTGCTGGCCGGAGAGTGATCGCTGTAGACCCCCGCTACACGTCGCAAAGGTGCAACGCCTGCGGGCACACGGGGAAGGAGAACCGTGTGAATCAGGCAACCTTCCGGTGCGTGCAATGCGGCCATACGGCGAACGCCGACCACAACGCGGCAAAAAACATCCTGGGACGGGCCGTCCCTTCAGGCGTCAACGATAGCGGGGTATCGCATGTCGTCGCCTGAGAAGCCCCTGCCTTTAGGCATGGGGTCGGTCACGCATTACGGCTTCAACGTGCAGTGGATGGTGTCCTGGGAGCAGGGCCGCGCTCCGGCCGCGCCGGACCTGCGCGCCCTGGATTTCATGGCGCGGCACGGCTTCAACTTCGTGCGCGTCCCCACCGACTACCGCTTCTGGACGCGCGGTCACGACTACCTGCATCCCGACGAGCGGGTGTTCGACCACCTGGACGCGTACCTGCAGGCCTGCCGGGAGCGCGGCCTGCACCTGAGCCTCAACCTGCACCGCGCGCCCGGCTACTGCATCAACCGCAACGACCTGGAGGTCCACAACCTCTGGACGGACGACGCGCCGCAGCAGGGCTTCCGGGCGTTCTGGCGCACGATGGCCGCACGGTATGCGGGCGTCGGCGCGCACGACCTGAGCTTCGACCTGCTGAACGAACCGCCCGACCCCGGACAGTACGGCATGACCCGGGACGTGCACGCGGCCCTGACGCGCCACGCGGTGGCCGACATCCGCGCCGTGGACCCCGCCCGGCCCGTCGTGATCGACGGGCTGGGCGGCGGGCACCTCGCCATGCCGGAACTCGCGGACCTGGGCGTCACGCACAGCGGGCGCGGCTACCAGCCGATGAGTGTGTCCCACTGGGGCGCGGACTGGTGGGACGGGTGGAGGAGCGGTGACCCGCACTACCCCGGCACGCGCTACGGCGGGATCACCTGGGACCGCGAGGCGCTGCGGGACTTCTACGCCCCGTGGCGCGAGGTGCAGGCAGCCGGGACGCCCGTGCACATCGGCGAGTTCGGCTGTTACCGGGACACGCACAACGCGGACGCCCTGCGCTGGTTCGGTGACCTGCTCGGCGTGTACCGGGAGTTCGGGTGGGGGTACGGGCTGTGGGAGTTCCAGGGAAGCTTCGGCATCATCGGTCACGGGCGGCCCGGCGCGCGCTTCGAGCGGCTGGACGGCTACGATGTGGACGTGGAACTCCTGACCCTGCTCAAGGACGCGCGCGTCCCCGCATGACGCCTCTCTTCGCCGTGACGCTGGACGTGGGGGGCAGTCATGTGACGGCAGCCCGCGTGGACCTGCAGGCGCGCCGCGTGACGGGTGACGTGGCGCGCCTGGACGTGCCGCATACGGCCGGCCTGGACGACGTGCTCGCGTCGTGGGTGCAGGCGGCCCTCGAGGTGGCCGGGACCGGTCCGGTCACGCACCTGGGGTTCGCCGTGCCGGGCCCCTTTAACCTGCGGGGCGGCGTGTCGCTCATGACGCACAAGTTCGCGGCCCTGCACGGCGTGCCGCTGCGAGAAGCCCTGGCGGCGCGGCTGCGCGGCACGCCGCTCGCGGGCGTGCCGGTCTGTTTCGGGAACGACGCGGACCTGTTCGCACTGGGTGAGTGGTGGGCCGGTGCGGGCGAGCAGCAGGACCTGATCGGCGTGACGCTCGGCACGGGGCTCGGGTCGGGCTTCGTGCGGGACGGGCAGGTCGTGACGGACGGCCCCGGTGTTCCGGAGGACGGTGAGCTGTGGAGCACGCCGTTCCGGGACGGGCTGGCCGAGGCGTACGCGAGCGGGGCGGCCGTGACGCGCCTCGCGCAGGCCATGCTGGGCGAGACGCTCAGCGCGCGCGACCTCGCCGCCCTGGAGCCGGAGCGGGCCGCGCCGGTCTGGGCGGCGTTCGGAGGGACGCTCGCGGACCTGCTGTCGCCGTGGGTGGCGGCGTTCGGGGCGAGACGCGTCGTGCTGGGCGGCAACGTGAGCCGCGCCTTCCCGCACTTCGCGCTGTCCCTGCAGGCGGGCCTGCCGTCCGGCACGCTGGCCGTGCAGAGCCGTCACTTCGAGCTTGCCGCGCTGCTCGGTGCCGCGCGCCTCTCCGTGCCGGTGCCCGACCAGCCGGTCTGAGCGCCCCTCACCCGGGCCGTCACTGCCGGTAGGTGCGGCCCTTCCAGCGCACGGTGCGGCGCAGCGCGAGCAGGTACCCGGGCAGCGCCAGCAGCGGCGTGACGGGCCCGAGCAGGCTCTCCAGCAGGTCCGGCACGCGGCGGCGGCCCGTGACGAGGTTCACGGCGCCGCGCTCACCGAGCGACACGAGGCGCAGCGCCCACATGGCCCTGGAGTGCCGGGCGGGCAGCAGCCACGGCACGGTGTACACCAGCAGGTGCGCGGCGAGCGACGCGAGCAGCAGCGCGCGCGAGTGCGCGTGGATCGGCAGGGCGTTCTTGGAGAAACCGCGCACGCTGTCGCGGTACCCGGCGTACATGGTGACCTGAACGGCCTGCCCGCCGAGCGCGAGGCTGGTGCGTTCCCCGGCGCGTTTGAGGCGGCGGGCGAAGACGGTGTCCTCCAGCATCTCGGCCTTCACGGCCCGGTACCCGCCCGCGCGGGTGTACGCGTCCCGGCGGAAGGCCATCAGCTGACCGTTCGCGGACGTGAGCCACGCGGGCCGGGCGCGCAGCAGCGGGAACGGCAGCCAGCTCAGCACGACGGCGTCCACCAGCGGCGTCAGGAGGCGCGCGCCGGGCATGAGGTGCGCGGGGCGCGGGAGGACGCTCAGCAGGGCCGCTCCGCTGACGTCCAGGGCGTCCAGCACGGCCGGGAGCGCCCCCTCGCTCCAGGTGACGTCGGCGTCCGTGAAGATCAGGGTGTCGCCGGTCGCGGCCTCCCCGAGCTGCTGACACGCCCACGGTTTGCCGTACCAGCCGTCCGGAAGGGGCGCGCCCTGCAGGACGCGCGCGCCGAGCGTGCGGGCGAGGTCGGCCGTGCCGTCCGTGCTGTGGTCGTCCAGTACGATGACCTCGTGCGCCCCCTGGCTGAGCAGGGCGGGCAGGGTGCGGCGCAGGTTGACGGTCTCGTCGCGCGCCGGGACGAGGAGCGAGACGCGTCCCGGCCGGGTCGGCCGTGGCCGGGCGTGCGGCTGCAGGCGCGGGAAGGTCAGGGCGTTCACGAGCAGGACCGCGCCCTTGAACGCCACGAACGCCAGCGCCGTGCAGAGCGCGCCCCGCCCGGCCGCACGGGAGGCCGCGCGCGGCGGCGTCAAAGCGTCCAGATGAGGCCCCCGACCGTGAGTCCGGCGCCCGTCCCGACGAGCAGCAGCGTGTCGCCGTCCGGGGCGCGGCCCGCCTCGCGCGCCTGGTGGAGGGTCAGGGGCACGCTGGCCGCGATGACGTTCCCGAGATGCGGGAGGGTCACCTCGGTGCGTTCCTCGGGCCAGCCGCAGCGGGCCATGAGCTGCAGGCCCGCCCTGCTCGCCTGGTGCGGGATGACGCGGTCGATGCCGGGCAAACCGACACTCAGGCCGGGCCGCAGGCATTCGAGATAGCCGGGCACGACTTCCCGCGCGAGGCGCAGGACCTGCAGGCCGTGCATGTCGAAGGTGAAGTCCTCGGGCGTGACGTGGCGGTCGGACGGCGTGAGGAGGCTCCCTCCGCCCCGGATGCGGGTGTGGTCGGCACCGTCCGGGTACGTCTCGAACCGCGCGGCCTCCAGGCCCTGGCCGTCCTGCGTGGCGGGGCCGAGCAGGGCGGCGGCGGCGCCGTCCCCGATGAGCAGGGCGCTTTCCGGCTGGCGCGGGTTGAGGCCGCGGCTGCCCGCCTCGCTGCTCACGATCAGGACGTGCCGGGCCTGCCGCGTGTGGATGAGGAGCGCGGCGTGCTGCACGGCCAGCAGGAAGCTGAGGCAGGTGCCGTGCAGGCTGTACGCGGCGCGGCCGTGCAGGCCGAGTTCGCGGGCGAGGAGGGCCGCGCCGTCCGGGATGGGCTGCGCCTGGCTGCCGCTCGCGTTCAGGAGGACGTCCACGTCCGCGAGGGCCAGTCCGGCGCTCGCCAGGGCGTGCCGTGCGGCCTGCGCGCCGAGCGTGAGGACCGTCTCGTCGCCGGACAGCCAGTGCCGGGCGTGCACGCCGGTCCGGGCGGTCCAGAGGTCGGGGTCCACGCCGCAGCGTGCGGCGGCCTCGCGGGTCGGGACGATGCGGGCGGGGAGGGCCTGCCCGGTGCCGAGGAGGCGCACGTTCAGCATGCGTCCCCCCTGACGCCGGGTGCGGGCGGGGTGGTGCGGGCCAGCCGGGGCCAGCGGTGGACGGACTGGGCGCTCCTGCTCATGGGCATCAATATGGCAGGTCGTCCGGCGCGGCGGGCGGGAGCGGCGTGAGGGCCGGCGCGTTCGGTGGGGTCCAGGCGCGCGTGACGCGCCGCCGTTTGCCCTGCGCGGCGAGCGGCAGGTCCGGCAGCACGAGCGGCGCTGTCTCCAGGGTGACGTGCCGCGCGCCGTGCCGGGCGAGCACGGTCCGCAGTTCGTGTTCGGCGGCCGCGCGGGTGTCCGGCGTGCAGGGGTCCAGCGTGACGCTCAGGGTGGCCGGGCCGGTCTGCACGGCGCGGTACTCGCGCAGGTGCGGCACGCGGTTCAGGGCGGCGCGCACGAAGTCCGGCCAGACCGTCACGGTTCCCTCCGGGCCCTGCAGGAGCAGCGCGTCGTCCTGGCGGCCCGCGACGCGCTCCACCACGCGGGCCGGGTGACCGCACGGGCAGGCGTCTCCCAGCACGAGCAGGTCATCGAGGCGGTGACGGACGAACGGCTGCGCGCGGCGGCGCAGGTCCGTCAGGACCGGCCGGACGTGCCCGTCCCCGAGGGCCTCGAAGTCGAAGTGGACGTGCCGTTCGTTCAGGTGCAGCCGCCCGTGCGGGCAGGGCAGCGCGAGGAGGCCCTCGGTCGCCTGGTACACCTGCACGACCGGACCGAACGCGGCCTGCAGCGCGTCCCGGTCGTCGTCCTCCAGCACCTCGGCGACCGACACGACCCTCTGTGGCGCGGCGCGCGCCCCGGCGTCCCGCAGGGCCCGCAGGACGCTGGGCGGCCCGACGAGCAGGGTGGGGTCCAGGGCCGTCAGCTGCGCCGCGAGGTCCGGCAGGGGGCGCTGCAGGTCGAGGAAGTGGAACTGCAGGTGGCGGCCCTGCACGCTGCGGTACAGGCCGCCCTCGGCGCGCAGCACGAACGCGACGCGGTGCGGACGCAGCAGCGAGCCGGGCCACGGGGGCGGCAGGAGGTGGCGGAGCACGGCGCCCGCCCAGCGCAGGCGTTCGGCGCGCGTGACGAGGAAGACGCCCTGCGTGCCGCTCGTACCGCTCGACAGGCCGACCGTGAGGGGGCCGCTGCGGCCCGCGAGGGTCCGGGTGAAGTCGCGGGTGTCCTCGGCGTGACGCGCCACCTGCAGGGCGGCGCGCAGGGTGACGCCCTCGGTGTTGAGCGCGTCGAAGTTCGCCATCATCTCGGCCTTGCCGGTGGGCGGCAGGTCCCGCCACGCGTGGACGGGCAGGCGGGCCGCCCGGAAGCGTTCCTGCAGGTGCGCGCTGTGCGCGGCGAGCCACGGGAGTTGCGTGCGGGCGAGGCGTTCGGCGTGCGCCTCCAGGGCCGCGCGGTGCGGTGGGGTGCGTTCCTGCAGGGCGCGCAAGAGCACCTGCAGCCGGTCGGGCATCACGGCGCGCCTGCCGGGGGGAGCGGTTCGGGCGCGTCGTGGCTCACGATCACGCGGGCGTGCGGGTGATCGCGCAGCCAGGCGTGCAGGCGGGCGCGGCTGCGGCGTTCCTGCCGGGCGTCCCAGAAGGCGAGCGTGGCGGGGCGCGGCACGCCCAGGTCGTCCCGGAGGGCCTGCACGGTCCACGCGGCGTCGCTGGCGAGCAGGGTCAGGCCGCGCCCGTCGCCGGTCAGGGTGGCGTCCGGGTGGTGGCGGACGACGAGGGCGATCATGCCGGGCGCGTGCCCGGGAACGCGCAGCGCGGTGACGCTGCCGTCCCCGAACACGTCGGCGGCCTCGGTGAAGGGCGCGAGGCCGTCCGGGGCGGGCCCGTACTGGAGGGGGGAGGTGCGGGCCGTGAAGTCCGGCGGGAGGGTCTCCGGGAGGTACGCGCGGCGCACGGCGCGCAGGCCCCTGAGCGGCAGCAGCGGCGGCGCGGCGAGCGGGTCGAGGTGCAGCGTGGCGTGCGGGAAGTCGCGCAGGCCGCCCACGTGGTCGGCGTGCAGGTGCGACACGATGACGTGCCGGACGTCGCCGGGCGGCACGCCGAGCGCCTGGAGGCGTTCGTGCGCGCGTTCGCCCGGCCCGAGCCGGACGGGCGTGACGAGGCCGTACAGGATGCCCGGCCAGCGGGACATGGCGTGCACGGCGGCGTCCCCGTACCCGGTGTCGAACAGCACCGGGCCGTGCCGGGGGTGGTGCAGCAGCGTGAAGCCTGCCGGGTACGTCCGGACGCGCAGGTGCCCGCCGAGCCGCGTGAGCGCGTCGAGGTTCAGGCAGTGCCCGGCGCTGAGGGGCGTGACGCGCAGCCACGTCACGTGCACGCCTCTCTCGCCGCGTCGATGGCTTCCGGCACGCCCTCGCGGGGCCGGACGGGCGGGTCGTAGCCGAGCAGCGTGCGGGCGCGCGTCAGGTCGAGGGTCATGCCGCGCGTGAGGAGGCGCACGCCGCTCGCGGTGACGGGCGGTTCCGGCTGGCCGGGCCGCAGCCGGGCGATCAGTTCGGCGGCCTGGGCGGCGCGTTCCGCCACGCGGGCCGGGACGACGCGGGTGGGGCGCGGCACGCCGAGCGCGTCCGCGAGACGGTCCACCGTCTGCCAGATGGGGACGCTCTCGCCGTCCGTGACGTTGAACACCCCGCCGGTGCGGTGCTCCAGGGCGAGCCGGGCGGCGTGCGCGGCGTTCTGCACGTGCGTGAGTTCCGTCCAGACTTCCGCGTGCCCGAGGCGCGGGAGGCGGCGCGCCCGCAGGGCCCGCGCGAGGCGCGGCAGGATGCTGGGGTCGCCGGGGCCGTACAGGCCGCGCGGGCGCAGGATGGTGGCGTCCGGCAGGTGCAGGCGCACCTCGTGCTCGGCGAGGTGCTTGCTGCGCGCGTAGCGGCTGTCGTACCGCTCCGGGATGGGGGTGCTCTCCGGCACCTGCCGCGTGACGCGGGCGGCGTTGTACACGCTGGGTGTGCTGACGTGCACGAGGCGGACCCCCTGGCGGGCGCAGGCGGCGGCGAGGTCCGCGCTGACCTGCACGTTGTGCCGCCGGTACTCCGCCCAGGGTGCCCAGAGGGTCGAGAGGGCCGCGCAGTGCAGGACGGCGTCCATGCCGCGCAGCAGGTCCGGCAGGACGGCGGGGTCCGTCAGGTCCGCCGGGACGAAGGGGACGCCGTCCCGCTGCAGGGCCGCGCCCGCACGATCGTTGCGGCCGGTACCGCGCACGTCGTGCCCCGAGGCCAGCAGGTGCCGGGCCGCGGCACCGCCGAGGAAGCCGGTCGCACCGGTCACGAGGACGCGCATGCCGTCCAGCATAGCGGGCGGCCGAACCTGCCGCCGGGGCGAGACCCGTATCAACCGTGAAGAGTCCGACACAGAGATGCCATGTCGAACGACCGGTCACGGTGACATACTGTCAACGACCGCATGCCTGACTCCTCCGTCTCCCACCGACTCCTGCTCCAGACGCTGGCCGGCGCTCCCTCCCGGCAGCACGTGCTGAACGAACTGCTGCAGCGCCTGGACGGCCTGGAGAGCGTGAGTCTGTGGTGGGAGGCGGACGACGTCCGCACCCTCATCGCGCGCGCCGGACCGGACCGGCCGGAACGCCCCCCCCTCCCGCTGATGGCGGAACACCGCTACCTGATCAGCTGGTCGGGCGACGCGAAGATCAGCGAGGAACTGATCGCCGTGATGGGTCTGCGCTTCGTGCTGCTGGACGCACAGGACACCATGCGGACCCTGCGCGCCCAGTTCGGGGACGTGGTCCGCGACGCGCACACCGACGCCCTGACGGGCCTGCGCAACCGCCGGGCCTTCGACGCGGACCTCGAAGCGCTCGACGCGGGCGGTAACCCCTTCGCGGTCGTCTTCATCGACCTGAACGGCTTCAAGTCCGTGAACGACGAGCACGGCCACGCCCTCGGCGACGCGCTGCTGCGCGGCTACGCGACGTGGCTGGAGCGCGTGGTGGGCCACTGGGGACACAGCTACCGCCTGGGCGGCGACGAGATGGTGGTGCTGGTGTCCGCCTTCCCCGGCACGCCGCAGGAGTTTGGGGTGTGGGCACGCGAGCGGCTGCAGGTGCCGTTCGTGGACGGCGTGAGCGCCAGCATCGGGATCGCGTGGCGGCACGAGGGCTGGCGCGCCGCCGACGTGCTGCGCCTCGCCGACACCCGCATGTACGACGCCAAACGCCACCGCCGCGTGCATGCGGGCACGGAGGACGAACGCCGCCACCCGCCCGGTCAGGAGGTCTGACTGTGGACCGCTCGAAGCGGGGCGAACGTGGAGCTCTGCGGGACCGGGGCCAGCGCACGTCCCTGTCGGCACCGCCCATTCCAGACCATTCGACCGGTGACGCGGACGGACGTGCGCCCTGAACGGGAAGGTCGTCATGACCCGGCCCTCTACACTGCGGGCATGACTGCTGCCGCGCCTGTCCCGCTGCTCGTGAATCGCCGCTCGCGCCGTGGGGAGGCGCTGGGCCATGAGGCGGCGCACGCGCTGCTGCACGCGGGCGTGACGGCCCGCCTGACCTTCACGGACGATCCCGGCAGCGCGGAGCGGGCGCTGCGGGAGGCGGTGCTGGCGGGGGCACCTCGGGTCGTGGTGGGCGGCGGGGACGGGTCGCTGTCGCTCGCGGCACACGCGCTGGCCGGGTCGGGCGTGACGCTGGGCGTGCTGCCGCTCGGGACGGGGAACACCTTCGCGCGCAGCGTCGGCGTGCCGCTCGACCTGCCGGGTGCTTGCCGGGTGATCGCGGAGGGGCACGTGCGGCGCGTGGACGTGGGCCGCCTGAACGGCCGGGCGTTCCTGAACAGCGCGGCGCTCGGCACGTCCGCCGAGATCGCGCGCACCCTCACGCCGGAGCTGAAGCGCCGCCTGGGCCTGCTCGCGTGGCCGTGGGTGGGCCTGAAGGTGCTGCTGCGGCACCGGGCGCTGCAGGTGACGGTCACGCACGGCGGCGGGCAGCTCACGGTGCGCACGCATCAGGTGCTCGTCGCGAACGGCCGGTACGTGGCGGGGCCGCTGCGGGCCGCGCCGGACGCGTCCATCACGGACGGCCTGCTGGACGTGCTGATCCTGGGGGACGCGCGTGTCCCGAGCTTCCTGCGCGCCGCGACGGGCTGGGCGGCCGGTCGCCGCTCGGTGCGGCTGTCGGCCCCGGAACTGCGCGTGCATGCGGGCGGGTCGCGGGTGTGGGTGAGCGTGGACGGGGACGTGAGCAGCGTGCGTGACCTGCGCCTCACGCTGGAGCGCGCGGCCCTGAACGTGAACGTCCCGGCCGGGTACGTGCCGGAAACCGTCTGATCAGGGGGTGAGGGGCGGGGTGAGGCGTTTCCAGTACAGGCGCGTGCCGGTCAGGCCGCCGTGGGGTTTGAGGGCGTAGTCGGGAATGGTTCCGGCGTACGTGTACCCGAGGCGTTCGTACAGACGGGACGCGCCGCCGTCCTCGGCCGTGTCGAGCACGAGGAGGGACCGGCCATGCTGCACGGCGAGCCGTTCGGCGTGCCGCAGCAGGGCGGTGGCGACGCCCTGGCCGCGTGCGTCCGGACGCGTCATCATCTTGGCGATCTCGGCGCGGTGCGGCTGGTTGGGCGGGCACTGGAGCTGCAGCGTGACCGTCCCGAGCAGGTCGTGGCCGCGGTACGCGCCGAGGACGATACGTTCACCGCGCAGGGCGGCCTGCAGGGCGTCCCGCCAGAACATCTCGGCGTCGGCGGGCGCGAGGGGATGCATGAAGCTGACGGAGCCGCCGTGCGCGACCGTCTCGACGAGCAGCGTGGTGAGCTGGGCCAGGGTGGTGTCCGGAACGCCGGACGCCCCGGGAGTCGACGGCTCCCCGGCGGGCAGGATCGGCCTGACGGCGAACGGGGCGGGCGCGGTCATGTCATCTCCTCGTAAGCAGCACGGCGTACTGGCAGGACTGGTCGGTGTCGTTGGC of the Deinococcus aquiradiocola genome contains:
- a CDS encoding 3-oxoacyl-ACP synthase III family protein → MLNVRLLGTGQALPARIVPTREAAARCGVDPDLWTARTGVHARHWLSGDETVLTLGAQAARHALASAGLALADVDVLLNASGSQAQPIPDGAALLARELGLHGRAAYSLHGTCLSFLLAVQHAALLIHTRQARHVLIVSSEAGSRGLNPRQPESALLIGDGAAAALLGPATQDGQGLEAARFETYPDGADHTRIRGGGSLLTPSDRHVTPEDFTFDMHGLQVLRLAREVVPGYLECLRPGLSVGLPGIDRVIPHQASRAGLQLMARCGWPEERTEVTLPHLGNVIAASVPLTLHQAREAGRAPDGDTLLLVGTGAGLTVGGLIWTL
- a CDS encoding F390 synthetase-related protein — encoded protein: MPDRLQVLLRALQERTPPHRAALEAHAERLARTQLPWLAAHSAHLQERFRAARLPVHAWRDLPPTGKAEMMANFDALNTEGVTLRAALQVARHAEDTRDFTRTLAGRSGPLTVGLSSGTSGTQGVFLVTRAERLRWAGAVLRHLLPPPWPGSLLRPHRVAFVLRAEGGLYRSVQGRHLQFHFLDLQRPLPDLAAQLTALDPTLLVGPPSVLRALRDAGARAAPQRVVSVAEVLEDDDRDALQAAFGPVVQVYQATEGLLALPCPHGRLHLNERHVHFDFEALGDGHVRPVLTDLRRRAQPFVRHRLDDLLVLGDACPCGHPARVVERVAGRQDDALLLQGPEGTVTVWPDFVRAALNRVPHLREYRAVQTGPATLSVTLDPCTPDTRAAAEHELRTVLARHGARHVTLETAPLVLPDLPLAAQGKRRRVTRAWTPPNAPALTPLPPAAPDDLPY
- a CDS encoding MBL fold metallo-hydrolase; protein product: MTWLRVTPLSAGHCLNLDALTRLGGHLRVRTYPAGFTLLHHPRHGPVLFDTGYGDAAVHAMSRWPGILYGLVTPVRLGPGERAHERLQALGVPPGDVRHVIVSHLHADHVGGLRDFPHATLHLDPLAAPPLLPLRGLRAVRRAYLPETLPPDFTARTSPLQYGPAPDGLAPFTEAADVFGDGSVTALRVPGHAPGMIALVVRHHPDATLTGDGRGLTLLASDAAWTVQALRDDLGVPRPATLAFWDARQERRSRARLHAWLRDHPHARVIVSHDAPEPLPPAGAP
- a CDS encoding NAD-dependent epimerase/dehydratase family protein, with the translated sequence MRVLVTGATGFLGGAAARHLLASGHDVRGTGRNDRAGAALQRDGVPFVPADLTDPAVLPDLLRGMDAVLHCAALSTLWAPWAEYRRHNVQVSADLAAACARQGVRLVHVSTPSVYNAARVTRQVPESTPIPERYDSRYARSKHLAEHEVRLHLPDATILRPRGLYGPGDPSILPRLARALRARRLPRLGHAEVWTELTHVQNAAHAARLALEHRTGGVFNVTDGESVPIWQTVDRLADALGVPRPTRVVPARVAERAAQAAELIARLRPGQPEPPVTASGVRLLTRGMTLDLTRARTLLGYDPPVRPREGVPEAIDAAREACT
- a CDS encoding GGDEF domain-containing protein, yielding MPDSSVSHRLLLQTLAGAPSRQHVLNELLQRLDGLESVSLWWEADDVRTLIARAGPDRPERPPLPLMAEHRYLISWSGDAKISEELIAVMGLRFVLLDAQDTMRTLRAQFGDVVRDAHTDALTGLRNRRAFDADLEALDAGGNPFAVVFIDLNGFKSVNDEHGHALGDALLRGYATWLERVVGHWGHSYRLGGDEMVVLVSAFPGTPQEFGVWARERLQVPFVDGVSASIGIAWRHEGWRAADVLRLADTRMYDAKRHRRVHAGTEDERRHPPGQEV
- a CDS encoding diacylglycerol/lipid kinase family protein — encoded protein: MTAAAPVPLLVNRRSRRGEALGHEAAHALLHAGVTARLTFTDDPGSAERALREAVLAGAPRVVVGGGDGSLSLAAHALAGSGVTLGVLPLGTGNTFARSVGVPLDLPGACRVIAEGHVRRVDVGRLNGRAFLNSAALGTSAEIARTLTPELKRRLGLLAWPWVGLKVLLRHRALQVTVTHGGGQLTVRTHQVLVANGRYVAGPLRAAPDASITDGLLDVLILGDARVPSFLRAATGWAAGRRSVRLSAPELRVHAGGSRVWVSVDGDVSSVRDLRLTLERAALNVNVPAGYVPETV